A DNA window from Streptomyces bacillaris contains the following coding sequences:
- a CDS encoding response regulator, whose protein sequence is MADKTIRVLLVDDHQVVRRGLRTFLEIQEDIEVVGEASDGAEGVARTEELRPDVVLMDIKMPGTDGIEALRRLRELENPAKILIVTSFTEQRTVVPALRAGASGYVYKDVDPDALAGAIRSVHAGHVLLQPEVAGALLAQDDAGGGTGRGSTLTEREREVLGLIADGRSNREIARALVLSEKTVKTHVSNILMKLDLADRTQAALWAVRNGAAG, encoded by the coding sequence GTGGCTGACAAGACCATCAGGGTGCTGCTGGTCGATGACCACCAGGTCGTCCGCCGTGGACTGCGTACGTTCCTGGAGATCCAGGAGGACATCGAGGTCGTCGGCGAGGCGTCCGACGGCGCGGAGGGCGTGGCCCGCACCGAGGAGCTGCGGCCCGATGTCGTCCTCATGGACATCAAGATGCCCGGCACCGACGGGATAGAGGCCCTGCGCAGGCTCCGCGAGCTGGAGAACCCGGCGAAGATCCTCATCGTCACCAGCTTCACCGAACAGCGCACGGTGGTCCCGGCCCTGCGCGCCGGAGCCTCCGGTTACGTCTACAAGGACGTCGACCCGGACGCCCTGGCCGGCGCCATCCGCTCGGTCCACGCCGGACACGTCCTGCTCCAGCCGGAGGTCGCGGGCGCGCTCCTCGCCCAGGACGACGCGGGCGGCGGTACGGGGAGGGGGAGCACCCTCACCGAACGCGAGCGGGAAGTGCTCGGCCTGATCGCGGACGGCCGCTCCAACCGCGAGATCGCCCGCGCCCTCGTCCTCTCCGAGAAGACGGTCAAGACGCACGTGTCGAACATCCTGATGAAGCTCGACCTGGCGGACCGCACGCAGGCGGCGCTGTGGGCGGTACGGAACGGGGCGGCGGGCTGA
- a CDS encoding chaplin, whose translation MKNLKKAAAVTMIAGGLIAAGAGAASATGHSGADAHGVAVGSPGVASGNLAQVPVHVPVNAVGNTVNVIGLLNPAFGNLGLNH comes from the coding sequence GTGAAGAACCTGAAGAAGGCCGCCGCCGTCACCATGATCGCCGGTGGGCTCATCGCCGCCGGTGCGGGCGCGGCCTCCGCCACCGGCCACAGCGGCGCCGACGCCCACGGCGTGGCCGTCGGCTCCCCGGGCGTCGCCAGCGGCAACCTGGCCCAGGTCCCGGTCCACGTCCCGGTGAACGCGGTGGGCAACACGGTCAACGTGATCGGCCTGCTCAACCCCGCCTTCGGCAACCTCGGCCTGAACCACTGA